A single window of Malus sylvestris chromosome 5, drMalSylv7.2, whole genome shotgun sequence DNA harbors:
- the LOC126621630 gene encoding probable alkaline/neutral invertase B: MSAPNADLSHNGDMRHVDSLCTVAEIDEIDFSKLLDKPSLLNMERKRSFDERSLSELSVAVSPHPSSRNAENTSRFFEPPEYVFSPCSRMSLMGTPRSQMGFEPHPMIGEAWATLRRSLVFFRGQPVGTIAASDTTEENLNYDQVFVRDFVPSGLAFLMNGEPEIVKNFILKTLRLQSWEKKIDRFHLGEGVMPASFKVLHDPVRNSETLIADFGESAIGRVAPVDSGFWWIILLRAYTKSTGDSSLAELPECQKGMRLILSLCLSEGFDTFPTLLCADGCCMIDRRMGVYGYPIEIQALFFMALRCALLLLKHDDEGKEFIERISKRLHALSYHMRSYFWLDFKQLNDIYRYKTEEYSHTAVNKFNVIPDSLPDWVFDFMPTRGGYFIGNVSPARMDFRWFCLGNCVAILSSLATPEQSMAIMDLIESRWEELAGEMPLKVCYPAIENHEWKIVTGCDPKNTRWSYHNGGSWPVLLWLLTAASIKTGRPQIARRAIELAESRLLKDNWPEYYDGKLGRYVGKQARKFQTWSVAGYLVAKMMLEDPSHLGMIALEDDKQMKPAMRRSNSWTC; encoded by the exons ATGTCAGCGCCCAATGCGGATTTGTCCCACAATGGAGATATGAGACATGTTGATTCACTATGTACTGTGGCagaaattgatgaaattgattTTTCAAAGTTACTAGACAAACCAAGccttctgaatatggagagaaAAAGATCATTTGATGAGAGGTCACTCAGTGAACTATCTGTTGCGGTGTCCCCACATCCCTCATCGAGAAATGCTGAGAACACTTCCAGATTTTTTGAACCTCCTGAGTACGTATTTTCGCCGTGTAGTAGAATGTCACTCATGGGTACCCCTAGGTCCCAGATGGGCTTTGAGCCACATCCAATGATTGGTGAAGCTTGGGCTACTTTGAGGCGTTCATTGGTGTTTTTCCGTGGTCAGCCAGTTGGGACAATTGCTGCCTCAGATACCACAGAAGAAAATCTTAACTATGACCAG GTGTTTGTTCGAGACTTCGTCCCCAGCGGATTGGCTTTTCTCATGAATGGTGAACCAGAAATAGTTAAAAATTTTATCTTGAAGACTCTTCGTCTTCAGTCGTGGGAGAAAAAGATTGATAGGTTTCATCTAGGAGAAGGAGTAATGCCAGCTAGTTTCAAAGTACTCCATGATCCTGTCCGGAATAGTGAGACTTTAATAGCAGATTTTGGTGAGAGTGCGATAGGAAGAGTTGCTCCTGTTGATTCTGGATTTTGGTGGATCATATTGCTTCGAGCATACACAAAATCCACTGGAGACTCTTCATTGGCTGAACTGCCTGAATGCCAGAAGGGTATGCGGCTTATTCTAAGTTTATGCCTATCGGAGGGGTTTGATACATTTCCAACCCTTCTTTGTGCTGATGGATGCTGCATGATTGATCGTAGAATG GGTGTTTACGGGTATCCCATCGAAATTCAGGCTCTCTTCTTCATGGCTTTAAGATGTGCTTTGCTTCTTCTTAAGCACGATGATGAGGGGAAGGAGTTTATTGAGCGCATATCAAAACGCCTTCATGCCTTGAGCTATCACATGAGAAGTTACTTTTGGCTAGACTTTAAGCAGTTAAATGACATATATCGTTATAAAACTGAAGAATATTCGCATACAGCAGTCAACAAGTTCAATGTGATACCAGATTCTCTTCCGGACTGGGTTTTTGACTTTATGCCAACTCGTGGTGGTTACTTTATAGGGAATGTCAGTCCTGCCAGAATGGATTTCCGTTGGTTTTGCTTGGGTAATTGTGTAGCGATTCTTTCGTCCTTGGCAACCCCTGAACAATCTATGGCAATAATGGATCTAATAGAATCACGATGGGAGGAATTGGCAGGAGAAATGCCACTAAAGGTCTGTTATCCAGCAATAGAAAATCATGAATGGAAGATTGTAACAGGCTGCGACCCGAAAAATACTAGATGGAGCTACCACAATGGGGGATCTTGGCCAG TGCTCTTATGGCTTCTCACTGCTGCATCCATCAAGACTGGGAGGCCCCAGATAGCTAGACGCGCCATTGAACTTGCCGAGAGCAGGTTGCTGAAAGACAACTGGCCTGAGTACTACGATGGGAAACTTGGTCGTTATGTTGGGAAGCAAGCCCGTAAATTCCAGACCTGGTCAGTTGCGGGGTACTTGGTAGCGAAGATGATGTTGGAAGACCCATCTCATTTGGGGATGATAGCGCTCGAGGATGACAAACAGATGAAGCCAGCAATGAGGAGATCAAATTCGTGGACTTGCTAA